Within the Sporomusaceae bacterium genome, the region TCGCTGAGGATGAGGGTGGCGAACGCTACGGTGCGGGCGGTATCGAGTCCGAGGCCCGCGCTGAGGGCGTATTGGAAGGCGCCCAGGACGGCGACGGTCATGACAGTGCTCTGGAGGGCGATCATGAGCCGCATGCCGCGGTTGATGATCGATTCGCGCGGGTCGCGGGGGCGGACTTTCATGATGTCGGGCTCTTTTTTCTCCATGCCGAGGGCGAACGCGGGGAAGGCGTCGGTGACAAGGTTGAGCCACAGCAGGTGGATGGGCAGCATAGGGATGGGCCAGCCGAGGAGGATGGCGAAGAAGATTATCATGATTTCGGCCAGGTTGCAGGAGAGGAGGAAGAAGACGCATTTTCTGATGTTGGCGAAGATGACGCGGCCTTCTTCGACGGCGGCGACGATGCTGGCAAAGTTGTCGTCGGTGAGGACCATGTCGGCTGCTCCCTTGGTGACGTCGGTGCCGGTGATGCCCATGGCGACGCCGATGTCGGCCCGCTTGAGGGCCGGGGCGTCGTTGACGCCGTCCCCGGTCATGGCGGCGATTTCGCCGTTGGCCCTGAGGGCGTCGACGATGGCGACTTTGTTGGCGGGGGAGACGCGGGCGAAGACGCTGACGGTTTTTACGGCCTGGCGGAGGTCTTGTTCGCTGAGGGCGTCGAGCTGGCTGCCGGCGAGTACGCGGCCGCCGGCGTCGACGATGCCGAGCTCGCGGGCGACGGCGAGGGCGGTGGCGGGGTTGTCGCCGGTGATCATTATCGGCCGGATGCCGGCGCCTTTGCAGATGCCGACGGCTTCGCGGGCTTCGGGGCGGGGCGGGTCGATCATGCCGAGGAGGCCGACGAAGGTGAGGTCGCGCTCGATGGCGCCGGCGGCGATTTCGGCCGGCATGGCTGCGAAGGTGCGGTAGCCTACGGCGAGGACTCTGAGCGCCTGGGCCGCCATTTCGCCGGTGGCGGCGGTGAGGGCGGCGGCATCGGCGGCGGTCAGCTCGCGCTCCACGCCGTTTTCGAGGATGCGCCCGGCCTTGGTGAGCAGGATGTCGGGCGCGCCTTTGACAAAAGCGATTACTCTCCCGCTGTCGGCGTGGAATGTGGTCATGAGTTTGCGTTCGGAGTCGAAGGGTATTTCCGCGAGGCGCGGGTGAGCGGCGCCGATGTCTTCCCTGTCGAAGCCGCCTTTGGCGGCGGCGACGACGAGCGCCCCCTCGGTGGGGTCGCCGACGATGGCGAAGGCGCCGTCTTCCTGGCGGCGGAGGCGGGCGTCGCTCGCAAGGAGGCCGCCTTTGAGGAGCAGGGCGAGGTCGGCGTCGTCGCGGGGGGCGACCGGCCGCTCGCTGAGGAGGAAGGACCCTTCGGGGTCGTAGCCCGCCCCGCTGACGGCGAGCAGCCGACCGGCGGTGTAGGTGCGGGTGACGGTCATCTGGTTCTGGGTGAGGGTGCCGGTTTTGTCTGAGCAGATGACGGTGGTGCTGCCGAGGGTCTCGACGGCGTGCAGTTTGCGGACGAGGGCGTTCCTTTTGACCATGCGCTGCATGCCGAGGGCGAGGACGACGGTGACGATGGCCGGCAATCCTTCGGGGATGGCCGCGACGGCGAGGCTGACGGCGGTCATGAGGAGGAGGCGGATTTCGTCGAAG harbors:
- a CDS encoding cation-translocating P-type ATPase — its product is MDRDWYRAEITATATGLGADLRRGLDSGEAASRHEKHGPNQLQERPRDTLLQKIVGQFKDFLILILLAASLFSFVIGEIADAGVILAIVILNAILSIVQESKAEQALDALQKMAAPTSKVLRDGAVVTIPSRRLVPGDIVLLEAGDFVPADLRLAEAVNLKIDEASLTGESVPVDKTDAALPAEAVLAERRNMAYMSTVVTYGRGRGIVAATGMDTEIGTIARLLEDYQEEQTPLQKNLAKFGRILGGICLAVCVVIFALGLYHGSRDGVLAFDEIRLLLMTAVSLAVAAIPEGLPAIVTVVLALGMQRMVKRNALVRKLHAVETLGSTTVICSDKTGTLTQNQMTVTRTYTAGRLLAVSGAGYDPEGSFLLSERPVAPRDDADLALLLKGGLLASDARLRRQEDGAFAIVGDPTEGALVVAAAKGGFDREDIGAAHPRLAEIPFDSERKLMTTFHADSGRVIAFVKGAPDILLTKAGRILENGVERELTAADAAALTAATGEMAAQALRVLAVGYRTFAAMPAEIAAGAIERDLTFVGLLGMIDPPRPEAREAVGICKGAGIRPIMITGDNPATALAVARELGIVDAGGRVLAGSQLDALSEQDLRQAVKTVSVFARVSPANKVAIVDALRANGEIAAMTGDGVNDAPALKRADIGVAMGITGTDVTKGAADMVLTDDNFASIVAAVEEGRVIFANIRKCVFFLLSCNLAEIMIIFFAILLGWPIPMLPIHLLWLNLVTDAFPAFALGMEKKEPDIMKVRPRDPRESIINRGMRLMIALQSTVMTVAVLGAFQYALSAGLGLDTARTVAFATLILSELLRSLSTRSERHSLLAIGVFSNKYMNAGIALSFALLLLSLYSPLGGLLRTVPPGAGEWPIIAVFAVLPLLAGEAGKKLFAPGGRVN